Proteins encoded together in one Acholeplasma hippikon window:
- a CDS encoding M50 family metallopeptidase, which produces MKKKIISILVIISIGFVLGMLNSHLIYAKFWEHFLNGLKSVPFYVHIIYVIFSLFLCILIHELGHLMAFVRRGIKIKAIYALGIAFVRLERGWRIRFVPKFALMLGGIVIPDHVNIRSKEDEDKYVEIMQRVLIAGPNTSLVYGVIAFIIWAFFLMFEFYLLNGFLFTYMVVTTIMTFLVVKSSKISHQGMYGDYVAHKKIKDDEVFKLAYLIQATSMFGEDLDSKKYLWPKVVSQLETFGSLYGGNKGAIFTEYLSEVTFNGQIGCTKVEDKMKNIHKSLPLTEEGFILYNQLIHFYHSRYNQEMVDELLNMLKTKNFKLDPRVKLYHEKLTEHLLGLANNEDFLKNKKNIHPNSTYFVYKPLEIYEHIDEIIHKKA; this is translated from the coding sequence ATGAAGAAGAAAATTATATCTATTTTAGTGATAATTTCAATAGGTTTTGTTTTAGGAATGTTAAATTCTCATTTAATTTACGCGAAATTTTGGGAACATTTCTTAAATGGATTAAAATCTGTGCCTTTTTATGTTCACATTATTTACGTAATTTTTTCTTTATTTTTATGTATCTTAATCCATGAACTAGGCCATTTAATGGCATTTGTTAGACGAGGTATTAAAATAAAAGCAATCTATGCACTTGGAATAGCTTTTGTAAGATTAGAGCGTGGCTGGAGAATTAGATTTGTTCCTAAGTTTGCTTTAATGTTAGGTGGTATTGTTATACCAGATCATGTAAACATTAGAAGTAAAGAAGATGAAGACAAATATGTTGAAATCATGCAACGCGTATTAATTGCAGGACCTAACACAAGCTTAGTTTATGGGGTTATCGCATTTATCATTTGGGCATTCTTCTTAATGTTTGAATTTTACTTATTAAATGGGTTTTTATTTACTTATATGGTTGTCACAACCATCATGACATTTTTGGTTGTTAAATCAAGTAAAATTAGTCATCAAGGTATGTACGGAGATTATGTTGCACATAAGAAAATTAAAGATGATGAAGTCTTTAAATTAGCTTATCTAATTCAGGCAACGAGTATGTTTGGTGAAGATTTAGATTCTAAGAAATACTTATGGCCAAAAGTTGTTAGTCAGTTAGAAACATTCGGTAGTTTATATGGTGGTAATAAAGGAGCAATCTTTACAGAGTATTTAAGTGAAGTTACATTTAATGGACAAATCGGATGTACTAAAGTAGAAGATAAGATGAAAAACATTCATAAGAGTTTACCATTAACTGAAGAAGGATTTATCCTATATAATCAACTCATTCACTTTTATCATTCGAGATATAATCAAGAAATGGTTGATGAACTTCTTAATATGTTAAAGACTAAGAATTTTAAATTAGATCCTAGGGTGAAGTTATATCATGAGAAACTTACTGAACATTTACTAGGTTTAGCGAATAATGAAGATTTTTTAAAGAATAAAAAGAACATTCATCCTAATTCTACATACTTTGTTTATAAACCATTAGAAATATATGAACATATTGATGAGATAATACATAAGAAAGCGTAA
- a CDS encoding DUF3850 domain-containing protein, whose amino-acid sequence MNDFVFISNPDTNEQNAVPVKNNGQYFIEKPKTVHDLKIFKRFYIDVHLGKKKCEIRKNDRGYREGDLIQFTIINNDYEIIEQAVTKYIITHVLNFEQGLNDGYVALSIEKYKGK is encoded by the coding sequence ATGAATGATTTTGTATTTATTTCTAATCCTGATACTAATGAACAAAACGCAGTGCCAGTTAAAAATAATGGACAATATTTTATTGAAAAACCAAAGACTGTTCACGATTTAAAAATATTTAAAAGATTCTATATTGATGTTCACTTAGGTAAGAAAAAGTGTGAGATCAGAAAGAATGATAGAGGATATCGTGAGGGTGATCTGATTCAATTTACAATCATTAATAATGATTATGAAATAATTGAACAAGCAGTAACTAAATATATCATTACTCATGTTCTAAATTTTGAACAAGGATTAAATGATGGATACGTAGCGTTATCTATTGAAAAGTATAAAGGTAAATAA
- a CDS encoding tyrosine-type recombinase/integrase: MKEISVYFDKYLDYCQLYRKKGTLNYYKKVFIYFNQVFDQMKITYFEELNEDSHDQIVRYMKFVSKKKNSKSNDYISAFYTVIKHFNINCNIVRRRKLNDDTDSFRTIPDNELNVILNYLNSLDIYKTSNRSWILAILLMLDTGVRINELIEIKNKNIDFSSRYIFLDETKSGKKRVVKFGSLSEDLLKLNYDINHEYLMWNYYNDSRMTKHSLYHFFDRLNSALNLDSGNVHPHRLRKTFATKLLRMGCPITTIQKLLGHSDIKMTMIYLEVDDFMVNKDFNEYYPY; encoded by the coding sequence ATGAAAGAAATTAGTGTATATTTTGATAAATATTTAGATTATTGCCAACTATATAGAAAAAAAGGAACCTTAAATTATTATAAAAAAGTATTTATATATTTTAATCAAGTGTTTGACCAAATGAAAATTACTTATTTTGAAGAATTAAATGAAGATAGTCATGATCAGATTGTTAGATATATGAAGTTTGTATCTAAAAAAAAGAATAGCAAAAGTAATGACTATATATCAGCATTTTATACTGTGATAAAGCATTTTAATATCAATTGTAATATTGTTAGAAGAAGAAAATTAAATGATGATACTGATTCGTTTAGAACTATACCTGATAATGAATTAAATGTTATTTTGAACTATTTAAACTCATTAGATATATACAAAACTTCAAATAGATCCTGGATATTAGCTATACTTTTAATGTTAGATACTGGGGTTAGAATCAATGAATTAATTGAAATAAAAAATAAGAACATTGATTTTTCTTCAAGGTATATTTTCTTGGATGAAACGAAATCAGGTAAGAAAAGAGTAGTTAAGTTTGGATCATTATCGGAAGATTTGCTGAAACTTAATTATGATATTAATCATGAATATTTAATGTGGAATTATTATAATGATTCTAGAATGACTAAACACTCTTTATATCATTTTTTTGACAGGTTGAATTCAGCACTAAATCTTGATTCAGGTAACGTTCATCCACATAGATTAAGAAAGACTTTCGCAACTAAATTATTGAGAATGGGATGTCCAATAACAACTATTCAAAAGCTACTTGGCCATTCAGATATTAAAATGACAATGATCTATTTAGAAGTAGATGACTTTATGGTTAATAAAGACTTTAATGAATATTATCCATATTAA
- a CDS encoding helix-turn-helix domain-containing protein, whose amino-acid sequence MKYKVKIQELRKEKGLSQQELADKLNISQMMISKYENKSIDPSLERLVEIASILDVSLDELVEFNKIHDKYSKEIKNK is encoded by the coding sequence ATGAAATACAAAGTAAAGATTCAAGAATTAAGAAAAGAAAAGGGGCTATCTCAACAAGAATTAGCTGATAAATTAAATATTTCTCAAATGATGATTTCTAAATATGAAAATAAAAGCATAGATCCTTCTCTTGAAAGATTAGTTGAGATTGCTTCTATTTTAGATGTGAGTTTAGATGAATTGGTTGAATTCAATAAAATACATGATAAGTATTCAAAAGAAATAAAAAATAAATGA
- a CDS encoding immunoglobulin-like domain-containing protein: protein MKKTIHLILVLFSLLGVAMTTQKTFAAETYPLRVTINGQNYNASESMWIEMLDYSQQISFVANGIQYRTYAVGIYAQPYGGFMIELGDDLVMIDGVFNSITFVTYNPATASDGGFARFMSGMITEIPDAKSFTITATTSYIIPDNTRPAISGQETFVVSVDDPKPVSFFQGYLSAYDETDGNITNRITVKSENYTANSSTLGTYQITFSVKDTAQNESTLVVNVQVVDVTKPVITGNTSIADISYTQTWNINTFKSTLTVTDNVDNLNASNIVVESDGYTSNKTNLGTYTVVYSVTDSSGNKATFTKQVRVIDDVAPVFSGPTAITKPNNSILTVNDIKAQLSANDVKEGDKKAQITVKTDNYTGKGNITGSYTIVFEVKDSKGNTATHTVTVTVADNIPPVWYIQNGVSIKLISPATLTRQQILDLLVATGQLNINSTTQINFIIDEYTGHEDTAGFYSVTIGYSDSSGNEGIKNLDIEVVSNENTTPIVIEPEQNFFEKVGSFIKENPFETTLIGLGIVIIIGFGISALPKRRRY from the coding sequence ATGAAAAAAACGATTCATTTAATTTTAGTTTTATTTAGTTTATTAGGTGTAGCAATGACTACGCAAAAGACTTTTGCAGCTGAAACATATCCGTTAAGGGTTACGATTAATGGTCAGAATTATAATGCTTCAGAGTCTATGTGGATTGAAATGCTAGATTACAGCCAACAAATTTCATTCGTAGCAAACGGAATCCAATATAGAACATATGCTGTTGGGATTTATGCTCAACCATATGGTGGGTTTATGATTGAACTTGGTGATGATTTAGTAATGATCGATGGAGTTTTCAATTCAATTACATTCGTAACATATAATCCAGCAACTGCTTCAGATGGTGGATTTGCAAGATTTATGTCAGGTATGATTACTGAGATTCCGGATGCTAAAAGTTTTACAATTACAGCAACTACTTCATATATAATTCCGGACAATACAAGACCAGCAATTAGTGGTCAGGAAACATTTGTTGTTTCAGTAGATGATCCAAAACCAGTTTCATTCTTCCAAGGATACTTAAGTGCTTATGATGAAACTGATGGAAACATTACAAATAGAATTACAGTTAAATCTGAAAACTATACAGCTAATAGTTCAACATTAGGTACATATCAAATCACATTCTCAGTTAAAGATACTGCTCAAAATGAGTCAACTTTAGTGGTTAATGTTCAAGTGGTCGATGTAACAAAACCAGTTATTACAGGTAATACATCAATTGCTGATATTTCATATACTCAAACATGGAATATTAATACATTTAAATCTACATTAACTGTAACTGATAACGTAGATAATTTAAATGCTTCAAATATTGTTGTTGAAAGTGATGGATATACATCAAATAAAACAAATTTAGGAACATATACTGTTGTCTATTCAGTAACTGATAGTTCAGGTAATAAAGCAACATTTACTAAACAGGTCAGAGTAATTGATGATGTTGCTCCAGTATTTAGTGGTCCAACAGCAATTACTAAACCTAATAATTCGATTTTAACAGTTAATGATATTAAGGCTCAACTTTCAGCTAATGATGTTAAAGAGGGCGATAAGAAAGCACAAATCACAGTTAAGACTGATAACTATACTGGTAAAGGAAATATTACTGGATCATACACAATTGTCTTTGAAGTAAAAGACTCTAAAGGAAATACAGCAACTCATACAGTTACTGTTACAGTAGCCGATAATATTCCTCCAGTTTGGTATATTCAAAATGGTGTATCAATTAAATTAATTTCTCCAGCAACATTAACTAGACAACAAATCTTAGATTTATTAGTTGCAACTGGGCAGTTAAATATTAATTCAACAACACAAATTAATTTCATTATTGATGAATATACTGGTCATGAAGATACTGCAGGATTCTATTCAGTGACAATTGGATATTCGGATTCATCAGGTAACGAGGGAATAAAGAATTTAGATATTGAAGTTGTTTCTAATGAAAATACTACACCGATTGTTATTGAACCTGAACAAAACTTCTTTGAAAAAGTAGGTTCATTTATTAAAGAAAATCCATTTGAAACTACTCTAATTGGATTAGGTATTGTAATTATTATTGGATTTGGTATTTCAGCTTTACCTAAGAGAAGAAGATATTAA